The genomic region CCGTCCAGCTTCTCCTCGATGTTCTGCGTCACCTGCTTCTTCATCGGGAAGATCATCGGGAAGTCGAGCTTCACCGTGACCTCGCCGTCCTTCACGGTGTAGGCGCCCTTCACGCCCATCTTGTCCACCGAGCCGGACTTTCCGGCGGGATCGGTCTGGTACTTCATGGCGAGCTTGTCGGCCATGCGGTTCATGACCTGGTGGACCTTCTCGTAGATCTCGTCGGCGTTCTTGCCGGGGTAGCTGCGCTTGATCTCGTGGGCCATGGGGCTCCTCCTTGGAGCGCCGGGGACGTGCCCGGCGGTCAGACGTAGACGGTGGGATCGGGCACGCCGGCGGCCTCGAAGCCCTTGCGCCGGAGCGTGCAGGCGTCGCAGCGGCCGCAGGCCTTGCCGCGGACCGGATCGTAGCAGGAGAGGGTGAGCGCGTAGGGCACGCCGAGCGACGTCCCGAGCTTCACGATCTCCGCCTTGCCGAGCTTCTGCAGGGGGGCGTGGATCCGGAGCTTCGCCCCCTCCACGCCCGCCTTGGTGGCGAGGCCGGCCAGCTTCTCGAAGGCCCGGATGAACTCGGGCCGGCAGTCGGGGTAGCCGGAGTAGTCGATGGCGTTCACGCCCACGTACACGTCCTGCGCGCCGAGGGTCTCGGCGTGGGCGAGGGCGAGGGCCAGCATCACCGTGTTGCGGGCCGGCACGTAGGTGATGGGGATCTCCTTCGCCATCTCCTGCTCGCGCCGCCCCTTCGGCACCCGGAGCTTCCCGTCGGTGAGCGCCGAGCCGCCGAAGGCGGACAGGTCCACCTTCACCACCTTGTGGTCGGCGGCGCCGAGCGCGGCGGCGAGCCGGCGGGCCCGCCGCAGCTCCTCCTTGTGGCGCTGGCCGTAGTCCACCGAGAGCGCGTGCGGCTCGAAGCCGTCGCGCACCGCGACCGCGAGGCAGGTGGTCGAGTCCAGGCCGCCCGACAGCAGCACCACCGCGCGGGGCTTCCGCTCCTCCCGAAC from Anaeromyxobacter paludicola harbors:
- the queC gene encoding 7-cyano-7-deazaguanine synthase QueC: MSRRKVREERKPRAVVLLSGGLDSTTCLAVAVRDGFEPHALSVDYGQRHKEELRRARRLAAALGAADHKVVKVDLSAFGGSALTDGKLRVPKGRREQEMAKEIPITYVPARNTVMLALALAHAETLGAQDVYVGVNAIDYSGYPDCRPEFIRAFEKLAGLATKAGVEGAKLRIHAPLQKLGKAEIVKLGTSLGVPYALTLSCYDPVRGKACGRCDACTLRRKGFEAAGVPDPTVYV
- a CDS encoding polyhydroxyalkanoic acid system family protein is translated as MAHEIKRSYPGKNADEIYEKVHQVMNRMADKLAMKYQTDPAGKSGSVDKMGVKGAYTVKDGEVTVKLDFPMIFPMKKQVTQNIEEKLDGLFA